In one window of Microplitis demolitor isolate Queensland-Clemson2020A chromosome 4, iyMicDemo2.1a, whole genome shotgun sequence DNA:
- the LOC103580892 gene encoding ribonuclease P protein subunit p21: MSNKKNTNHCEKKEILERMNYLYQASKFLSKYDNITASCFGNAMISCSRKAVLRIDTDVKRTICKCCQTPLIPGETSRVRLITKPIKAIRSTCLICHTSKRIPTKPGYKLWTEDPNSVNQIFHYAPKIQDNSKINSNKTKSNSSSGVTSISDKTEKTDKLNESVNVNKINVKLSEGLIINK, from the exons atga gtaataaaaaaaacacaaaccattgtgagaaaaaagaaattttggagcgtatgaattatttatatcag gcaagtaaatttttatcaaagtaTGATAACATAACAGCGTCATGTTTTGGTAATGCGATGATAAGTTGTTCACGTAAAGCTGTATTaagaat agataCGGATGTTAAGAGAACAATATGCAAATGTTGTCAGACACCATTGATACCCGGCGAAACATCACGTGTAAGATTAATAACAAAGCCAATAAAAGCTATCAGAAGTACATGTTTAATTTGTCATACGTCTAAAAGAATACCAACGAAACCTGGGTATAAATTGTGGACCGAGGATCCTAATTCagtaaatcaaatatttcattacgCTCCAAAAATACAAGACAAcagcaaaataaattcaaacaagACTAAGAGCAATTCATCATCTGGAGTCACTTCGATCTCAGATAAAACAGAGAAAACTGATAAATTGAATGAATCAGTAaacgttaataaaataaatgtaaaattatcagaaggacttataataaataaataa
- the LOC103580891 gene encoding cadherin-87A: protein MTGFSLITLRLGLFTAILSIAIATASNNVNEPPIFDAGGYPLGLPMSEATAVGTKVFTLKGHDPEGSEVKYGIQSTDKFTVDPTTGIITLAKPLDREENDTIKFLVSLEDRVLEGQQPNIVGVEAYVIVLDVNDNPPKFSGTPYEAVVSEDTPIGTTILPGIRVTDPDLLGENIELICVTQPQFPDACNKFGIVDVEKSENTYVGALVLREPLDYKQRPFYQLLLRASDGTNNETTGVEIKVTDVQNSPPEFLNSLTGIVYENASIGTLVMTVKARDGDRGIPRKIVYELVTNPFDYFLLDPISGELRTAKPLDREALENSTGVLNLKIKAREVVNGVPGDDETTVSTAEATVTIKDVNDEPPTFNRREYSVEIPENVPNGMPLPHLDMTVKDPDLDLGAEFSLKLEDISGAFMIEPQHATGSTSVTIRVSNASLDYENPNQRKFILLVIATEEKTASKFSSTATVTVAIKDMNDNAPSFSSATYTAIVSETAAPGTNIATIRASDRDSGRFGTAGIVYQLMGQGSEHFSVDKHNGTISVAACPSPGTSPCLDFEEQSEYFLNYKATDDDGEGQTTTVSLRISLADSNDSPPHFLQDKYRAVIDEGSNKFDPELKVQARDRDKTSKITYSIAEGNEMGFFNIDSNSGEITISDNGPVDLTNSSQDWIALTVEATDGTYSDTAVVNVTVRDVNNNAPAFLQDVYTASVPEISPLGTAVEELVATDADSGVNAELKYRIQKGAFDDFVINETTGLVTVSGKLDYDTRNAYHIEVIVLDGGIPSLTGTATLMIKVENNNNKPPNFEPMTQRAEVTEDSPVGTVFTSLKAKDPDSTTVDALKYSITEPITAIDKNGQLVTNATAFKDFFAVDPKTGQVSVVRPLDREVAATVSLNVVVTDTSAKVLQQGVGTLVVTIIDVNHEAPEFLKPWTRENPKYVIEMQEEQPTGAIVGAFTATDADSNIAGYAIEPPSSYFNIDNVTGIVRTSQVIDYEETKSLEFNVVAYDSGFPQLSSTAKVTVNVINVNDQDPKFEKESYQVSVKENSPPGTHVTVVKALDADEGVFGEVSYSLIGEHASDFNIGHDTGEITVGSATVLDREEKSEMTITVMASDGGPLNSRRSTTAQVVINLEDVNDNKPIFTQHSYRASVAENLPINPPATILQVHAADPDEDLNGDVWYKIVSGNEDGSFNLNPETGFLYPAVMLVGRAGSYRIEVEARDGAGHGPHADRAYVDIRVIPVNQHKPEFIMPELPNATVEVPENAGVPNYLVMTVRAVDNDPGENGRISYHLKVGNRNVQENEEFSIDSETGELRAKIILDREVKNKFELVLVATDHGSPTFYETLRLLTILLVDTNDNIPQFYDDYHFTIPENRPKGYVVGQVMAEDKDEGRHARVYYYIESGNEDRSFYIDKSDGTIYANKSFDRELRDKYMLTILAANDPDIYISDSNKFTTDYGHVNVTINILDENDNPPEFERSDYYAGINSMANVNDLVAKLTATDLDLGDNGTLHYYVASANLYKYGSDKPSGSIVPSPFNVSQDGKLVTSGYMAEYNQDRFIVEVIAKETASPERYAMARVHVWVFEPSQLIRVILSRPPEEVNRQRDEIVTELSNATQSRVVVDEIRYHVDSSGHIRREWCDMYLHVVDTKTQTITLVPQVLKAIDAKYDLLKEYYSGFAIENVVPAYGAVQEESFDPALAALIALLVVLLVGAVTVTVVCCCLRHWVITVPNDIRKKDGLIKKQIIDELNTTENPLWIEQKLKLYEEQELTMQVFSEPEGGLTTTNERRGSNGGLSVGIGDTSQDNTYATIQHPLQGCNRHRSTTPDYTTLPGNHNLYESAMGFQGSTFQPSTTVVPQLTLDRDGQPQFVSGLI from the exons GAAAAtgacacaataaaatttttagtaagcCTTGAAGATCGTGTACTTGAAGGCCAACAGCCAAATATTGTTGGCGTTGAAGCATACGTTATTGTACTTGACGTTAATGATAATCCACCAAAATTTTCTGGAACTCCTTATGAAGCAGTTGTCAGTGAGGATACACCTATTGGCACAACAATATTACCAGGCATACGTGTAACTGATCCAGATTTActtggtgaaaatattgagtTAATTTGTGTTACACAACCCCAG tttCCTGACGCCTGTAATAAATTTGGTATTGTTGATGTGGAGAAGAGTGAAAACACATATGTAGGGGCTCTTGTATTACGTGAGCCACTTGATTACAAGCAAAGACCCttctatcaattattattacgtGCAAGT gatGGAACAAACAATGAAACAACAGGagttgaaataaaagtaacaGATGTACAGAATAGTCCGCCAGAATTTCTAAATTCATTAACGGGAATTGTGTATGAGAATGCGTCTATTGGTACACTTGTTATGACTGTAAAAGCACGGGATGGCGACCGAGGAATCCCGCGtaaaattgtttatgaattAGTAAcca ATCCATTTGATTACTTCTTATTGGATCCAATCAGTGGTGAATTGCGCACGGCGAAACCTTTGGACCGTGAAGCTCTTGAAAATTCAACGGGAGTATTGAATCTAAAAATCAAAGCCCGTGAAGTAGTAAATGGGGTTCCTGGGGATGATGAAACGACAGTTTCGACTGCTGAGGCAACAGTTACGATAAAAGATGTGAATGACGAGCCACCGACATTCAATAGACGTGAGTACAGTGTCGAGATACCAGAAAATGTCCCAAATGGTATGCCTTTACCACATCTTGATATGACTGTCAAAGATCCTGATTTG GATCTTGGAGCAGAGTTTAGTTTAAAGCTCGAAGATATTTCCGGTGCGTTTATGATCGAACCTCAGCATGCAACGGGCAGCACGTCTGTAACGATTCGTGTTTCTAACGCGTCCCTAGATTACGAAAATCCGAATCAGCGTAAATTTATCCTCCTTGTTATCGCGACTGAGGAAAAAACGGCCTCAAAATTTTCGTCAACTGCCACAGTGACAGTAGCCATCAAAGATATGAATGACAATGCACCGTCATTCAGTAGCGCGACTTACACAGCCATTGTTTCGGAAACTGCAGCACCGGGTACAAATATCGCGACAATACGCGCTAGCGATCGTGATAGTGGACGTTTTGGTACCGCCGGTATTGTTTACCAATTAATGGGCCAAGGTTCCGAGCACTTCAGTGTTGACAAACATAATGGTACAATAAGCGTTGCTGCTTGTCCATCACCTGGAACCTCACCGTGCTTAGATTTTGAAGAGCAAAGtgaatattttcttaattacaaAGCAACTGATGATGATGGAGAAGGTCAAACTACAACCGTTTCATTGCGAATATCTTTAGCTGACTCCAATGACAGCCCGCCACATTTTTTGCAGGACAAATACCGTGCGGTAATTGATGAAGGCTCTAATAAATTTGATCCTGAGCTAAAAGTTCAAGCGCGTGATCGTGATAAGACTTCCAAAATCACATATTCCATTGCTGAAGGCAATGAAAtgggtttttttaatatcgatTCCAATAGCGGCGAAATCACAATATCTGACAATGGGCCAGTTGATTTGACGAACTCAAGTCAAGATTGGATCGCTTTGACTGTGGAAGCCACTGATGGGACTTACTCAGATACCGCAGTGGTAAATGTAACAGTGCGTGATGTTAATAACAATGCACCGGCATTCTTACAAGACGTTTACACGGCCAGCGTACCAGAAATATCGCCTCTAGGGACTGCAGTAGAAGAGCTGGTGGCCACTGACGCTGACAGTGGTGTCAATGCAGAACTTAAGTATCGCATTCAGAAGGGCGCTTTCGATGATTTCGTTATCAATGAAACTACAGGATTGGTCACTGTCTCAGGTAAATTGGATTACGATACGCGCAATGCTTATCACATTGAAGTGATCGTTTTAGATGGAGGAATCCCTAGTCTAACAGGAACTGCAACTTTGATgataaaagttgaaaacaataacaacaaaccACCAAATTTCGAACCTATGACCCAGAGAGCCGAAGTGACTGAAGACTCGCCAGTAGGAACTGTGTTTACTAGTCTGAAAGCCAAAGATCCTGACAGTACTACAGTAGATGCTTTGAAATACTCAATTACTGAACCAATAACGGCAATTGACAAAAATGGTCAGTTGGTAACAAATGCGACGGCATTCAAAGACTTCTTTGCCGTAGATCCCAAGACCGGACAGGTTTCTGTTGTCCGACCACTTGATCGCGAAGTAGCAGCTACCGTGAGCCTTAATGTTGTAGTCACTGACACCAGTGCCAAAGTACTTCAGCAAGGGGTCGGAACCCTCGTGGTAACGATTATCGATGTTAATCACGAAGCGCCCGAATTCTTGAAACCCTGGACACGTGAAAACCCTAAATACGTGATTGAAATGCAGGAAGAACAACCAACGGGCGCCATTGTCGGTGCATTCACTGCCACGGATGCTGACAGTAATATCGCGGGTTACGCTATCGAACCTCCTAGTTCCTACTTCAATATCGACAATGTCACAGGCATAGTCCGAACTAGTCAGGTAATCGATTACGAAGAGACTAAGTCCCTGGAGTTCAATGTCGTCGCTTATGACTCTGGATTCCCCCAGCTCTCATCAACCGCCAAAGTTACAGTAAATGTGATTAATGTTAATGATCAAGATCCAAAGTTTGAAAAAGAGTCTTACCAGGTTTCCGTGAAAGAAAATTCACCTCCAGGCACCCACGTGACCGTTGTCAAGGCATTAGATGCTGACGAAGGTGTTTTTGGTGAAGTAAGCTACAGTCTAATTGGAGAACATGCTTCGGATTTCAATATAGGCCATGATACAGGTGAAATAACAGTAGGAAGTGCTACGGTGTTAGATCGTGAAGAAAAGTCTGAGATGACTATTACAGTAATGGCGAGTGATGGCGGTCCTCTTAATTCCCGCAGGTCCACGACCGCGCAAGTGGTCATCAATCTCGAGGATGTCAATGACAACAAGCCGATCTTCACTCAACACAGCTACCGAGCATCAGTAGCTGAAAATCTTCCCATAAACCCACCGGCGACTATTCTCCAGGTTCACGCAGCAGATCCCGACGAGGATCTTAACGGTGACGTTTGGTATAAAATAGTCAGTGGCAATGAAGACGGTTCGTTTAATCTCAATCCCGAAACAGGATTCCTTTATCCAGCGGTGATGCTGGTCGGTCGTGCTGGTAGCTATCGGATCGAAGTCGAGGCACGAGATGGCGCTGGTCATGGTCCTCATGCTGATCGCGCTTACGTCGACATCCGCGTCATTCCTGTGAATCAGCACAAACCAGAATTCATTATGCCCGAATTGCCGAACGCTACCGTAGAAGTTCCTGAGAATGCTGGAGTACCAAATTATCTTGTCATGACAGTACGAGCTGTCGATAATGACCCAGGTGAAAACGGGCGTATAAGTTATCATCTAAAAGTGGGTAATCGAAATGTCCAGGAGAATGAAGAGTTTTCAATCGATTCCGAAACCGGAGAATTACGTGCCAAAATAATTCTAGACCGTgaggtcaaaaataaatttgaattagtcTTAGTTGCTACCGATCATGGCAGTCCGACTTTCTACGAAACTTTAAGGCTTCTTACTATTTTATTGGTTGATACTAATGACAATATACCGCAATTTTATGACGACTATCATTTTACGATCCCGGAAAATCGACCCAAGGGTTACGTAGTGGGACAAGTAATGGCCGAAGACAAAGACGAAGGGCGGCATGCGCGTGTCTATTATTACATTGAATCGGGCAATGAAGACCGGTCATTCTATATCGACAAATCTGACGGGACTATTTACGCCAACAAATCATTCGATCGTGAATTACGCGATAAATATATGCTAACAATTCTCGCGGCTAATGATCCCGACATTTACATTAGTGACTCGAATAAATTTACAACCGACTACGGACACGTTAACGTGACCATTAACATCCTCGATGAAAATGACAACCCCCCGGAATTCGAACGCTCGGATTATTATGCCGGCATTAATTCAATGGCTAATGTTAATGATTTGGTGGCTAAGCTCACTGCTACTGATCTGGATCTCGGCGATAACGGAACCTTACACTATTACGTTGCTAGTGCTAACTTGTACAAGTACGGATCGGATAAACCGTCGGGATCGATTGTACCCAGTCCATTTAATGTCAGTCAAGATGGCAAATTGGTCACCAGTGGATACATGGCTGAGTATAATCAAGATAGGTTTATTGTCGAGGTTATTGCCAAGGAAACTGCCAGTCCAGAACGTTATGCGATGGCTCGTGTTCAT GTATGGGTTTTCGAGCCATCACAGCTAATACGAGTAATATTATCCCGGCCACCTGAGGAAGTTAATCGTCAACGCGATGAAATAGTGACAGAGTTATCAAACGCAACCCAAAGCCGGGTGGTAGTTGATGAAATAAGATACCACGTTGACTCCTCCGGGCACATACGTCGCGAGTGGTGCGACATGTATCTACACGTCGTCGACACCAAAACTCAAACTATCACACTAGTACCACAAGTACTCAAGGCAATCGACGCCAAGTACGACCTTCTCAAAGAATACTACAGCGGTTTTGCTATTGAAAATGTTGTA ccgGCGTATGGAGCAGTACAAGAAGAATCATTTGACCCAGCATTAGCAGCACTCATTGCACTATTAGTTGTATTACTAGTTGGTGCCGTTACTGTAACTGTTGTTTGTTGTTGCTTACGACATTGGGTCATCACTGTGCCAAATGATATCCGTAAAAAAGATGGattaataaagaaacaaataatcGATGAGTTGAATACTACAGAAAATCCACTATGGATTGAACA gaaattaaaactttatgaaGAGCAAGAACTTACAATGCAAGTATTCAGTGAACCAGAAGGCGGTTTGACGACAACCAATGAACGACGCGGCAGTAATGGTGGCTTAAGTGTCGGAATAGGTGATACATCGCAGGACAATACTTACGCAACTATTCAACACCCACTTCAGGGTTGTAATAGGCATCGCTCTACAACACCTGATTATACGACACTACCGGGCAATCAcaat TTGTACGAATCCGCGATGGGTTTCCAAGGCTCGACATTCCAACCATCGACAACAGTCGTGCCTCAATTGACACTAGACCGTGATGGTCAACCACAATTTGTGTCGGGTTTAAtttaa
- the LOC103580893 gene encoding uncharacterized protein LOC103580893 translates to MYYPGRIRKWNEKTHEFDHFEALNDNGSLVCTVDYSDDIKDKEVIVAVDTMLPYVTEENNYTNVSGYIGSIWNTLEETLEFKTKFKKTGELSVDEFLKGSSNVWLSAASIDKYFGGHCHYSHQIMTISYSLYARAVAARVSMWWYARIFQPELWAVTILYIIGISSFLFGMYRLKKMACSNFVECNNEFSGISFNFLCVLGGITGQGIQKLPSSWSLRFLILTSLTMGVLITCGFNSTLMSHLSIQSSRMPFTDLTDIYFNGRGSYSICVRRNDAPEAYLRNFEEQIKKNMSELGIEWHNIINRKCPEMDNKQTLRSALCENGKLIYFEAPEIFLSAYREVKHLCSIVKIDGNIQPRKIAFLVTTSWPYRKLINKYLMKFRTAGILNYFEKKFISREFPDTTESKFSSEVVMFEHIQLVLWGLCIMYVVSATICIIENIWFRFTNISKIQRIMSRRRSTYRRTQKIILPMIYVNNNALKLPMRVNNLHTTMN, encoded by the exons ATGTATTATCCTGGTAGGATACGTAAGTGGAATGAAAAAACTCATGAGTTCGATCATTTTGAAGCTTTAAACGATAACGGTTCACTTGTTTGTACTGTTGATTATTCTGATGATATCAAGGATAAAGAGGTTATCGTCGCTGTTGATacg ATGCTTCCCTATGTAAcggaagaaaataattatacaaatgtCTCAGGTTATATCGGTAGTATTTGGAATACATTAGAAGAAACATTAGAATTTAA aacgaaatttaaaaaaacaggAGAATTATCTGTTGATGAATTTCTAAAGGGTTCCTCTAACGTTTGGTTAAGTGCAGCgtctattgataaatattttggcGGGCATTGTCATTACAGTCATCAAATAATGACTATTTC atATTCATTATATGCACGTGCAGTAGCAGCACGTGTATCAATGTGGTGGTATGCACGAATATTTCAACCTGAATTATGGGCAGTAACGATACTTTACATCATAGGAATTAGTAGCTTTCTATTTGGAATgtatcgattaaaaaaaatggcatgTTCAAATTTCGTTGAGTGTAATAACGAATTTTCTGgaatatcatttaattttttgtgtgtACTTGGTGGTATAACTGGTCAag gtattcaaaaattaccatCATCTTGGTCACTGcgatttttgatattaacgTCTCTGACAATGGGTGTTTTAATAACATGTGGTTTCAATAGTACTTTAATGTCACATTTATCGATACAAAGTAGTAGAATGCCATTTACCGATTTaacagatatatattttaatggaCGTGGTTCATATTCAATATGTGTACGACGAAATGATGCACCAGAAGCTTATTTACGTAACTTTGaagaacaaattaaaaaaaatatgagtgaaTTAGGAATTGAATggcataatattataaatcgtAAATGCCCGGAAATGGATAATAAACAAACTTTAAGATCTGCATTATgtgaaaatggaaaattaatttattttgaagcaccagaaatatttttatcagcatATCGTGAAGTTAAACATTTGTGTAGTATTGTTAAAATAGATGGTAACATACAACCAAGAAAAATAGCATTTCTTGTTACTACATCATGGCCGtatcgtaaattaattaataaata tttaatgaaATTTCGTACAGCAGGAATATTGaattactttgaaaaaaaatttatatcacgaGAATTCCCAGACACAACGGAAAGTAAATTTTCCAGTGAAGTTGTTATGTTTGAACATATACAATTAGTATTATGGGGATTATGTATCATGTACGTTGTTAGTGCAACAATttgtattattgaaaatatatggtTTCGTTTTACAAACATATCTAAAATACAACGTATTATGTCACGTAGACGTTCAACATACAGAcgtacacaaaaaataatattaccaatgatttatgttaataataatgcaCTTAAATTACCGATGAGGGTCAATAATCTACATACTACTATGAATTAG
- the LOC103580954 gene encoding uncharacterized protein LOC103580954 has translation MSFDNLKKLGRCVDNKIRKLNKIWETPHNIINNTNAVDKEVQVQVENFLTTINKLHNELNENIIEQKESTNDVDRFINECNEVYNNTIKQGCDSIEIILKEYGYTPLKIFNNESIISESSILKEEDLQNLSLVDSNINFNDFSKESNDFNNDDQALENDQENMNTYNELNNDVKPKCIPTPVIQRLASITNHDNKGLRLNNYVTPLRSYPEEPTYSPYYYYKN, from the exons ATGTcttttgataatttgaaaaaattaggaCGTtgtgttgataataaaataagaaaattaaataaaatatgggaAACTccacataatattataaataatactaatgCTGTTGATAAAGAAGTACAAGttcaagttgaaaattttttgacaactATTAATAAGCTTCAt aatgaattaaatgaaaacaTTATTGAACAAAAAGAATCAACGAATGATGTTGATCGttttataaatgaatgtaatgaagtatataataatactattaaaCAAGGTTGCGAtagtattgaaataattttaaaagaatatgGCTACacaccattaaaaattttcaacaa CGAATCAATAATATCAGAATCAAGTATTTTGAAAGAGGAAGacttacaaaatttatcacttgTAGACTCGAATATCAATTTCAATGACTTCAGTAAAGAGagtaatgattttaataatgatgatcAAGCCTTGGAAAATGATCAAGAAAATATGAATACatataatgaattaaataatgatgtTAAGCCGAAATGTATTCCAACGCCAGTTATACAACGCTTGGCATCCATTACAAATCATGATAATAAAGGACtgcgattaaataattatgttactCCATTACGTTCTTATCCAGAGGAGCCGACATACTcaccttattattattataaaaattaa